A stretch of DNA from Halobacillus litoralis:
ACATTTAAAAGATTTGGTACAATGGAAGGGCTTTCTTTTGTTAGTAGTTGTTTTGTTTGAGACCCATTACGAGAAACAGCATAAGGAGGTAGGGTTGCGGTGAAGATAGGTGTACCAAAAGAAGTGAAAAATAATGAGAACCGTATAGCAATGACGCCTGCAGGAGTGGTCAGCTTAACCAATGCAGGACATGAAGTGTTTGTAGAATCAGGTGCAGGATTAGGCTCAGGATTCACTGATGATCAATACAAAGAAGCAGGTGCTTCAATCGTTGAGTCAGCTCAGAAAGCATGGAGTCAGGAAATGGTCATGAAAGTGAAAGAACCTGTTCCGGAAGAGTACGATTATTTTTATGAAGGTTTAATCCTATTCACTTATTTACACTTAGCGCCGGAAGCTGAATTGACAAAGGCTCTCGTGAATAAGAAAGTAATTTCAATTGCATATGAGACCGTCCAATCACCGAATGGATCATTACCGCTTTTAACACCGATGAGTGAAGTAGCAGGAAGGATGGCTTCCCAAATCGGCGCTCAATACCTGGAAAAATCAAAGGGTGGAAAAGGAATTCTGTTAGGAGGCATCCCGGGTGTAAGACGCGGAAGAGTCACTGTTATCGGTGGAGGCGTTGTAGGTACAAATGCAGCTAAGATTGCCATGGGACTCGGAGCGGATGTCACCATCATTGACCTGAACCCTGAACGGCTGCGCCAGCTTGATGATATTTTTGGTTCTGATATCAACACGTTGATGTCGAACCCGCTTAATATTCAGGAGGCCTTGGAAGAGTCTGATCTAGTTATTGGAGCTGTTCTTATTCCGGGAGCTAAAGCGCCAAGCCTTGTTACAGAAGATATGGTCAAATCAATGAAAGAAGGATCTGTCATTGTGGATGTAGCCATTGATCAGGGAGGTATTTTCGAAACGACCGATCGAATCACCACTCATGATGACCCTACTTATGAAAAACATGGGGTGCTTCACTATGCAGTAGCAAACATGCCGGGTGCCGTTCCAAGGACGTCCACCATCGGTTTAACGAATGTAACCGTTCCTTACGCTCTTCAGTTAGCGAATAAGGGGTATGTGAGGGCGTGTCAGGAAAATGGGGCGCTTTATAAGGGACTAAACACGCTTGGTGGACATGTGACCTACAAAGCGGTCGCTGAAGCTCAAGGTCTTGAATATACAGATGCCAAGCAACTTTTTAATAAATAATGATTTAAAAAAGCGAGGACTTTACGTCCACGCTTTTTTTCATAGTCCTAAACCATTCTTACGCCATATAGCAGGATTGTGGAAGATTTGATTTCGATACTTATGTTGAGTGGGTGGGGCGGAGGGGAATGACTCGCTTTCCGCGGGAGCGCGATGAGCCTCCTCAGGCTGACGCCTTGCGGGGGGCTCACCAAGCACTCTTTTCCCGCAGGAGTCTCGTCATTCCCCTCCGCCCCTTTGCTATATCAGTGTCTCGAAACCACTTCCCGAATAATCAGCTATTCAGCTTGATGAGAGGATTAGGATACAACTCCATGCATAGGTATCT
This window harbors:
- the ald gene encoding alanine dehydrogenase: MKIGVPKEVKNNENRIAMTPAGVVSLTNAGHEVFVESGAGLGSGFTDDQYKEAGASIVESAQKAWSQEMVMKVKEPVPEEYDYFYEGLILFTYLHLAPEAELTKALVNKKVISIAYETVQSPNGSLPLLTPMSEVAGRMASQIGAQYLEKSKGGKGILLGGIPGVRRGRVTVIGGGVVGTNAAKIAMGLGADVTIIDLNPERLRQLDDIFGSDINTLMSNPLNIQEALEESDLVIGAVLIPGAKAPSLVTEDMVKSMKEGSVIVDVAIDQGGIFETTDRITTHDDPTYEKHGVLHYAVANMPGAVPRTSTIGLTNVTVPYALQLANKGYVRACQENGALYKGLNTLGGHVTYKAVAEAQGLEYTDAKQLFNK